The Pseudomonas asiatica genome has a segment encoding these proteins:
- a CDS encoding heavy metal translocating P-type ATPase has protein sequence MTQPTPCYHCALPVPAGSRFNAVVLGQPRQFCCPGCQAVAESIVAGGLEHYYQHRSDNSANPEALPKQLQDELALYDRSDVQQTFVRHAGDLAETTLLVEGISCAACGWLIEKHLRNLPGVAEARLNLSNHRLLLNWHDQQLPLSRLLAELRQIGYAAHPYQPDQAAEQLARENRSALRRLGVAGLLWFQAMMATMATWPEFNIDLSPELHTILRWVALFLTIPIVFYSCAPFFKGAARDLRTRHLTMDVSVSLAIGLAFGAGIWTAITGSGELYFDTVGMFALFLLTGRYLERRARERTAAATAQLVNLLPASCLRLDAVGRSERILLSELQRGDTVQVLPGAVIPADGRIVEGRSSVDESLLTGEYLPQPRRVGERVTGGTLNVESTLNVEVEALGHDSRLSAIVRLLERAQTEKPRLAEIADRASQWFLLFSLLAAAAIGLWWWHLDPARAFWIVLAMLVATCPCALSLATPTALTAATGTLHKLGLLVTRGHVLEGLNQIDTVIFDKTGTLTEGRLTLRSIRPLGSLPADRCLALAAALENRSEHPIARAFGRTATPADDVQTVPGLGLEGLVEGQRLRIGQATFVCALSGAEIPGVPEPRGQWLLLGDRQGPLAWFGLDDRLRDDAPALLAACKARGWRTLLLSGDSSPMVAEVAAQLGIDQAIGGLRPDDKLDRLKALQAAGRKVLMLGDGVNDVPVLAAADISIAMGSATDLAKTSADAVLLSNRLQALVQAFELARRTRRNILENLLWATLYNGLMLPFAALGWITPVWAAIGMSVSSLIVVLNALRLTRLPLPSGLPANEAPLPGRKSSCPHSMS, from the coding sequence CGAGGCCCTGCCCAAGCAGCTACAGGACGAACTGGCCCTCTACGACCGCAGCGACGTACAGCAAACCTTCGTTCGCCATGCTGGCGACCTGGCCGAAACCACCCTGCTGGTCGAAGGCATAAGCTGCGCCGCCTGCGGCTGGCTGATCGAAAAGCACCTGCGCAACCTGCCCGGCGTCGCCGAGGCGCGCCTGAACCTGTCCAACCACCGCCTGCTGCTGAACTGGCATGACCAGCAACTGCCGCTCTCGCGCCTGCTCGCCGAGCTGCGCCAGATCGGCTACGCCGCCCACCCCTATCAGCCCGACCAGGCCGCCGAGCAACTGGCCCGCGAGAACCGCAGCGCCCTGCGCCGCCTGGGCGTGGCCGGGCTGCTGTGGTTCCAGGCGATGATGGCAACCATGGCCACCTGGCCGGAATTCAACATCGACCTGTCGCCCGAACTGCACACCATCCTGCGCTGGGTGGCGCTGTTCCTCACCATCCCCATCGTGTTCTACAGCTGCGCACCGTTCTTCAAGGGCGCGGCACGCGACCTGCGTACCCGCCACCTGACCATGGACGTTTCGGTGTCGCTGGCCATTGGCCTGGCCTTCGGCGCCGGCATCTGGACCGCCATCACCGGCAGCGGCGAGCTGTATTTCGACACCGTGGGCATGTTCGCGCTGTTCCTGCTCACCGGCCGCTACCTGGAGCGCCGCGCCCGCGAACGCACCGCCGCGGCCACTGCGCAGCTGGTCAACCTGCTGCCGGCCTCGTGCCTGCGCCTGGACGCCGTCGGCCGCAGCGAGCGCATCCTGCTCAGCGAACTGCAGCGCGGTGACACGGTGCAGGTGCTGCCAGGCGCGGTAATCCCCGCCGACGGGCGCATCGTCGAAGGCCGCTCCAGCGTCGATGAATCGTTGCTGACCGGTGAATACCTGCCGCAACCACGGCGGGTCGGCGAGCGGGTCACCGGCGGCACCCTGAACGTCGAAAGCACCCTGAACGTGGAAGTCGAAGCCCTCGGCCACGACTCGCGGTTGTCGGCAATCGTCCGCCTGCTGGAACGCGCCCAGACCGAAAAACCACGCCTGGCCGAAATCGCCGACCGGGCCTCGCAGTGGTTCCTGCTGTTCTCGCTGCTGGCCGCTGCGGCCATCGGCCTGTGGTGGTGGCACCTGGACCCGGCGCGGGCGTTCTGGATCGTGCTGGCCATGCTGGTAGCGACCTGCCCTTGCGCGCTGTCCCTGGCAACGCCAACGGCGCTTACTGCGGCCACCGGCACCTTGCACAAGCTCGGCCTGCTGGTCACCCGTGGCCATGTGCTGGAAGGCCTGAACCAGATCGACACGGTGATTTTCGACAAGACCGGCACGCTGACCGAAGGCCGCCTGACCTTGCGCAGCATTCGCCCGCTCGGCAGCCTGCCCGCCGACCGCTGCCTGGCCCTGGCCGCAGCGCTGGAGAACCGCTCCGAACACCCCATCGCCCGTGCCTTCGGCCGCACCGCCACGCCTGCTGACGACGTGCAGACCGTGCCGGGCCTGGGCCTGGAGGGGCTGGTCGAAGGCCAGCGCCTGCGCATTGGCCAGGCCACCTTCGTCTGCGCCCTGAGCGGCGCGGAAATCCCCGGCGTGCCAGAGCCGCGCGGCCAGTGGCTGCTGCTTGGCGACCGTCAGGGCCCACTGGCCTGGTTCGGCCTGGACGACCGCCTGCGCGACGATGCCCCTGCCCTGCTGGCGGCCTGCAAGGCCCGTGGCTGGCGCACGCTGCTGCTGTCGGGCGACAGCTCGCCGATGGTTGCCGAAGTGGCCGCACAGCTGGGCATCGACCAGGCCATCGGCGGCCTGCGCCCGGACGATAAACTGGACCGGCTGAAGGCGCTGCAGGCGGCCGGGCGCAAGGTGCTGATGCTGGGTGACGGGGTCAACGACGTGCCGGTACTGGCCGCCGCCGACATCAGCATCGCCATGGGCAGCGCCACCGACCTGGCCAAGACCAGCGCCGACGCCGTGCTGCTGTCCAACCGCCTGCAGGCGCTGGTACAGGCCTTCGAGCTGGCCCGCCGCACCCGCCGCAACATCCTCGAGAACCTGCTGTGGGCGACCTTGTATAATGGCCTGATGTTGCCGTTCGCCGCGCTTGGCTGGATCACCCCGGTTTGGGCAGCCATCGGCATGTCGGTCAGTTCACTGATCGTGGTACTCAACGCCCTGCGCCTGACCCGCCTGCCCCTGCCATCGGGCCTGCCAGCGAACGAAGCGCCCCTGCCCGGGAGGAAGTCGTCATGCCCGCACTCTATGTCATGA
- the ccoS gene encoding cbb3-type cytochrome oxidase assembly protein CcoS, whose amino-acid sequence MPALYVMIPAALLLVGVAVYIFFWAVDSGQYDDLESPAHSILFDDQDPRHQAAVKPDDNQADTDKEPPPRA is encoded by the coding sequence ATGCCCGCACTCTATGTCATGATCCCCGCAGCCCTGCTGCTGGTCGGCGTGGCCGTGTACATCTTCTTCTGGGCGGTGGACAGCGGCCAGTACGACGACCTGGAAAGCCCTGCCCACAGCATCCTGTTCGACGACCAGGACCCGCGCCACCAGGCGGCGGTGAAGCCTGACGACAACCAGGCCGACACCGACAAGGAACCCCCACCCCGTGCCTGA